A section of the Saccopteryx leptura isolate mSacLep1 chromosome 4, mSacLep1_pri_phased_curated, whole genome shotgun sequence genome encodes:
- the LOC136403587 gene encoding ubiquitin carboxyl-terminal hydrolase 17-like protein 6 codes for MRPSAVGAGLWNLGNTCYANAALQCLTHTPPLSSYMLSRRHSDTCRKQACCMLCAVEAHVTRALLHPGDVIQPSEGLLMGFHRHGQEDAHEFLMFTMHAMQEACLYECAQLDRPSEDPNLIRQIFGGTWRSQIECLHCHGVSDTLDPYLDIALDIQGARSVSQALDLLVKPDKLDGDNSYHCGVCLKKVPASKTLTLHTSSKVLILVLKWFSDFTGMKMEKEVHYPEHLDMRPYLSQQDAGPLAYELYAVLVHAGWTCHSGHYFCYIKAADGQWFKIDDTQVIACDVSSALSQRAYVLFYIQKNELGRDAGSAFLSGEPRCRRTEHRVMGSTRWGPARHSHSMGEGSGRPTTLEEWRLFQKQFRPKPEFNLRKIECVLPANVAVIHQGTYRGGMPRCRSAQESSLHGHPARGVLPQGTKDTGQVPCPRGRARANKRKKKKRRRRRRRRRSRGLWTPSSDAAAADMHVPGGEHRIDD; via the coding sequence ATGAGACCCTCCGCGGTCGGGGCCGGGCTTTGGAACCTGGGCAACACCTGCTACGCGAACGCGGCCCTGCAGTGCCTGACGCACACCCCGCCCCTGTCCAGCTACATGCTGTCGCGGCGGCACTCGGACACCTGTCGGAAGCAGGCGTGCTGCATGCTCTGCGCCGTGGAAGCTCACGTGACCCGGGCCCTCCTGCATCCTGGCGACGTTATCCAGCCCTCGGAGGGACTTCTCATGGGCTTCCACAGACACGGGCAGGAAGATGCCCACGAATTTCTCATGTTCACCATGCACGCCATGCAGGAAGCGTGTCTGTATGAGTGCGCGCAGCTAGACCGGCCCTCCGAGGACCCCAACCTAATCCGTCAGATATTTGGAGGGACCTGGAGATCTCAAATCGAGTGTCTCCACTGCCACGGTGTTTCTGACACTCTGGACCCTTACCTGGACATTGCCCTGGATATCCAGGGGGCTCGGAGTGTGAGCCAAGCTTTGGATCTGCTGGTCAAGCCCGACAAGCTGGATGGTGACAATTCCTATCATTGCGGTGTTTGCCTCAAGAAGGTGCCTGCTTCTAAGACCTTGACTTTGCACACTTCCTCGAAGGTCCTTATCCTGGTGTTGAAGTGGTTCTCGGATTTCACTGGCATGAAAATGGAGAAGGAAGTGCACTATCCGGAACACCTTGACATGCGGCCGTACCTGTCTCAGCAGGACGCGGGGCCGCTGGCCTACGAGCTCTATGCCGTGCTGGTCCATGCCGGCTGGACTTGTCACAGCGGACATTACTTCTGTTACATCAAAGCCGCGGATGGCCAGTGGTTCAAAATAGATGACACTCAGGTAATCGCCTGTGATGTTTCTTCTGCCCTGAGCCAACGTGCTTATGTCCTGTTTTACATCCAGAAGAATGAATTGGGAAGAGACGCTGGAAGTGCCTTCCTAAGTGGGGAACCGAGATGCCGCAGGACTGAGCACAGAGTCATGGGTTCAACCCGATGGGGGCCTGCGCGCCACTCCCACAGCATGGGAGAGGGTTCGGGCAGACCCACCACCTTAGAGGAGTGGCGATTGTTCCAGAAACAATTCCGACCGAAGCCTGAATTCAACCTCAGGAAGATCGAATGTGTCCTGCCTGCCAACGTTGCTGTGATtcaccagggcacatacagaggtGGGATGCCCAGGTGCCGTTCTGCACAGGAAAGCAGTCTGCATGGCCATCCAGCCAGGGGCGTCCTCCCTCAAGGGACCAAGGACACTGGCCAAGTGCCTTGTCCCAGAGGGAGAGCCAGGGCTaacaagaggaagaagaagaagagaagaagaagaagaagaagaagaagaagcagaggtCTCTGGACACCTTCCAGTGACGCAGCCGCAGCTGACATGCACGTGCCTGGTGGAGAGCATCGGATCGATGATTGA